In Pigmentibacter ruber, a genomic segment contains:
- a CDS encoding vitamin K epoxide reductase family protein, producing the protein MQSTDQENVFVSKLNITSIILSLIGFSVSLYSLIVHLQVTLKSSGKQLCDFNSTVSCSAVIGSSYGEIASIPLGAYGMTFFAILFSAAILPKFTQVTKKWLAQLELMLAGLGFLSVICLAYISYFKLQLVCPACSIVHITVLLYSAIKVYEYLKVKNTPIGPKNDAFIRFMAVSLCLGLPPLAIGLLAPIIAPYFSSSDKTPPTSNVTNTQASNINPSSVEQINNLMSFNKTNFVGNGEDYRRGSDSAKVVVQVFSDFGCPHCRIATEGMTKAQDAFGLEKVVIVYKFFPFSNKCNPHISHEGVYPYSCTLAEAARCVGQQGKFWEFKTWAFEGQTWNNAQRAENFSLDGLKKHVGEMGLNINAFEQCMNSHVEVQKLKDDAGIANKLGIEGTPLIYINGQQYNGEHSAEAFMQAFSQAYGK; encoded by the coding sequence ATGCAATCAACTGACCAAGAAAATGTTTTTGTATCAAAACTAAATATAACTTCAATAATTTTAAGCCTGATAGGTTTTTCTGTTTCTTTATATTCTTTAATAGTTCATTTGCAGGTTACTTTAAAAAGCAGTGGAAAACAGCTCTGTGATTTTAATTCAACTGTGAGTTGTTCAGCAGTTATTGGAAGTTCTTATGGAGAGATAGCTTCGATACCTTTGGGTGCTTATGGAATGACCTTTTTTGCCATTCTGTTTTCAGCTGCTATTTTGCCAAAATTTACTCAGGTAACAAAAAAATGGTTAGCACAACTTGAATTAATGTTGGCAGGTTTAGGTTTTCTTAGCGTTATTTGTTTAGCTTATATTTCTTATTTTAAGTTACAGCTTGTATGTCCCGCATGTTCGATTGTGCATATAACTGTTTTATTATATTCAGCAATCAAAGTTTATGAATATCTCAAAGTAAAAAATACACCAATTGGTCCTAAAAACGATGCTTTTATTAGATTTATGGCTGTTTCTTTATGTTTAGGACTTCCTCCTTTAGCGATTGGTCTTCTTGCTCCCATTATTGCTCCCTATTTTTCTAGCTCTGATAAAACACCTCCAACGTCAAATGTAACAAATACTCAAGCAAGCAATATAAATCCAAGCAGCGTTGAGCAAATTAACAATTTAATGAGTTTTAATAAAACAAATTTTGTAGGCAATGGAGAGGATTATCGTAGAGGAAGTGATTCTGCTAAAGTGGTTGTGCAAGTTTTCTCTGATTTTGGTTGTCCACATTGTCGTATTGCAACTGAAGGTATGACCAAAGCTCAAGATGCTTTTGGACTAGAAAAAGTAGTCATAGTTTATAAGTTTTTTCCTTTTAGTAACAAGTGTAATCCACATATTTCACATGAAGGAGTTTATCCATATAGCTGTACTCTCGCTGAAGCTGCGCGTTGCGTAGGACAACAGGGAAAATTTTGGGAATTTAAAACTTGGGCATTTGAGGGGCAAACATGGAATAATGCTCAAAGAGCCGAAAACTTTTCGCTTGATGGCTTAAAGAAACATGTTGGAGAAATGGGTTTGAATATAAATGCATTTGAACAATGTATGAATTCGCATGTTGAAGTCCAAAAGTTAAAAGACGATGCAGGAATTGCAAATAAATTAGGTATTGAAGGGACTCCTTTAATTTACATCAATGGGCAACAATATAATGGAGAGCATAGCGCTGAAGCTTTTATGCAAGCATTCAGTCAAGCATACGGAAAATAA
- a CDS encoding histidine triad nucleotide-binding protein — MTEKTIFEKILAGEIPCKPVYEDEYTLAFHDIAPQAPVHVLVIPKRKIVNVATSNESDIEQMGRVLYAAKKVAELTGIDKSGYRLIMNNGEHGGQTVYYLHCHVMGGRSLAWPPG, encoded by the coding sequence ATGACTGAAAAAACGATTTTTGAAAAAATACTCGCCGGAGAGATTCCTTGCAAACCAGTTTATGAAGATGAATATACTTTAGCATTTCATGATATTGCTCCCCAGGCACCTGTACATGTATTAGTAATACCAAAAAGAAAAATTGTTAATGTTGCAACCTCAAATGAATCAGATATTGAACAAATGGGCCGGGTGCTCTATGCAGCTAAAAAAGTAGCAGAATTAACAGGTATAGATAAGTCGGGTTATAGACTAATTATGAATAACGGTGAACACGGCGGACAAACTGTTTACTATCTCCATTGCCATGTCATGGGTGGTCGCAGTTTAGCTTGGCCTCCAGGGTAG
- a CDS encoding coiled-coil domain-containing protein has protein sequence MLGKNILVATLSLTSIALYSCGGKNNKTAAEAKKNSETKKINTNFVLRTGQNWQLSEKITIEGKVKCASEKSDKPERILKISSADPTLVVIADDICNITINKIIDSSNAAASVEWVAEAGKELELVLNTNKAINFSDKFGEFKNSSNTMYLNAKKEENGALNFFFKDDNKVISPTVANSIVDTIDNTALTKKLLWSEISNGAKGLGDGYTVEYSYVGHRELGNNEYKKVDGFKLKINGLQQGVFCAIGKTSDTITLADLKAHFVTPNPLLKNCPTNFTEFVNEAYTMYTLISLTSNQMNTYKFDQVSLPTKNTQADLNNERAKLKEIGKTNSIEIIKNEISAKIIALDLDKLKSDYGIEKNKILSTETEAIAKLDKIDSDLEAEMAKSVVNYNQILKLLNDFISDTNPNALSKTTRSSLTTAQIQEANFKILESVKLQKIEDIFANL, from the coding sequence ATGCTTGGAAAAAATATATTAGTTGCAACTTTGAGTTTAACATCTATAGCTTTATATAGCTGTGGCGGAAAAAATAATAAAACTGCTGCTGAGGCGAAAAAAAATTCTGAAACCAAGAAAATAAATACTAATTTTGTACTGCGTACTGGGCAAAATTGGCAACTAAGTGAAAAAATAACGATCGAAGGTAAGGTTAAATGCGCTTCAGAAAAATCAGATAAACCAGAGCGTATACTTAAAATAAGTAGTGCAGACCCTACACTTGTTGTTATTGCAGATGATATTTGTAATATTACAATCAATAAAATTATTGACTCTAGTAATGCTGCAGCTTCTGTTGAATGGGTAGCTGAAGCAGGTAAAGAATTAGAACTAGTATTAAATACAAATAAGGCTATAAATTTTTCAGATAAATTTGGAGAATTTAAGAACAGTTCAAATACAATGTACTTAAATGCTAAAAAAGAAGAAAATGGTGCTTTAAACTTCTTCTTTAAAGATGACAATAAAGTAATTTCTCCAACAGTTGCAAACAGTATTGTAGATACAATAGACAATACAGCATTGACTAAAAAATTACTTTGGTCTGAAATAAGCAATGGCGCTAAAGGCTTAGGGGATGGTTATACAGTAGAGTATAGTTATGTCGGTCATCGAGAATTAGGAAATAATGAATATAAAAAAGTTGATGGTTTTAAATTAAAGATTAATGGATTGCAGCAAGGCGTTTTTTGTGCAATTGGAAAAACAAGCGATACAATTACCCTAGCTGATCTTAAAGCTCATTTTGTGACTCCAAACCCATTGCTTAAAAATTGTCCTACAAACTTTACAGAATTTGTTAATGAAGCTTATACAATGTACACCTTAATTTCATTAACTTCTAACCAAATGAATACTTATAAATTTGATCAAGTTTCTCTTCCAACTAAAAATACACAAGCAGATCTCAATAATGAAAGAGCTAAATTAAAAGAAATAGGTAAGACTAACAGTATAGAAATTATTAAAAACGAAATAAGTGCAAAAATTATAGCTCTAGATTTAGATAAACTTAAGTCTGATTATGGAATTGAAAAGAATAAAATTCTTTCAACAGAAACTGAAGCTATTGCTAAACTTGATAAAATAGATAGTGATTTAGAGGCAGAAATGGCTAAATCAGTTGTCAATTATAATCAAATATTAAAATTATTAAATGATTTTATTTCTGATACTAATCCTAATGCATTGTCTAAAACTACTCGCAGCTCTTTAACTACAGCACAAATTCAAGAAGCAAATTTCAAAATTTTAGAATCTGTTAAGTTGCAGAAAATTGAAGATATTTTTGCAAATTTATAA